Proteins encoded by one window of Flavobacterium sp. N502540:
- a CDS encoding DNA polymerase III subunit alpha has protein sequence MHLNCHSFHSLRYGTIPLKELVSQAVSCGVKAMALTDINTVTGIYDFIKACQEKEIKPLVGIEFRCRHQFRYIGLAQNAEGLGEMNRFLTHHNFSGEILPSIAPEFKSVFVIYTLENAPEVLRENEFIGIRPEEVSRLLTSEHKNKMNQMVVLQPVTFRTKTEHNLHKILRAIDTNVILSKLTESDYCKNSEILQSLESLLPFYEKYPQIISNTQKIIDSCNFEYDFGVPKNKKFYTNSRQEDLEKLTDLAWKGFKNRYESENQEAKKRVEKELKVIDELEFSGYFLITWDIIQYSNSQGFMHIGRGSGANSIIAYCLGITDICPIELDLYFERFLNLNRKTPPDFDIDWSWQERNIILEYIFGKYGKDHVAFCGTNVEFKYRSIYREVGKVFGLPKEELDMLAKNPEELHETNKIVKQVQYYGQMLSKYPNQRSMHACGILISEEPITNYTPLEMPPKGFPIALFDMHIAEEIGFEKFDILSQRGIGHIDDSVKLIEKNRGIKVDIRNTSISKDEALCNIYLAQGRTIGCFYIESPAMRGLLRRLNCDNYKILVAASSIIRPGVAQSGMMKEYIFRHNNPNQFQYFHDVFKEQLGETYGIMVYQEDVIKIAQHYGGLPAADGDILRRAMSGKGRSLEALQKVKDNFFTCCAQKGHPEILSQEIYRQIESFAGYSFCKAHSASYAVESYQSLYLKVYYPVEFMTAVINNQGGFYRTEVYVHEARMSGGSIHNPCVNKSEYQTTLYGTDIYLGFMHVQSLESKTAHLIESEREKNGDFLSLEDFINRIPIGIENMKILIFIDAFRFTGKTKNQLLVVASLLLNNFKPENRNLRLIQEPVKEYKLPTLERSLYEDAFDEIELLSFPVSCTVFDLLQTKYRGDIMARDLTACHKKQVRMLAYLISRKQVPTKKGTMYFGTWIDHEGTYFDTAHFPDSLTNYPFQGGGCYLLLGNVEVDYHFPTITITKMAKMPFIPDPRYMDAKDQFKTQRQIKEDVSPTHREPYPQGHEINLPRHRMKF, from the coding sequence ATGCATCTTAATTGTCATTCCTTCCATTCATTACGATATGGCACAATTCCGCTTAAAGAATTGGTTAGCCAGGCCGTCTCTTGTGGGGTAAAAGCAATGGCGCTTACAGATATTAATACCGTTACCGGAATTTATGATTTTATAAAAGCCTGTCAGGAAAAAGAGATTAAACCTTTAGTAGGAATAGAATTTCGATGCCGTCATCAATTCAGATATATTGGTCTGGCACAGAATGCAGAAGGTTTGGGCGAAATGAACCGCTTCTTAACTCATCATAATTTCAGCGGAGAAATTTTGCCTTCAATTGCACCTGAATTTAAATCCGTTTTCGTGATTTATACTTTAGAAAATGCTCCGGAAGTTCTTCGCGAAAATGAATTCATCGGGATTCGTCCTGAAGAAGTGTCCAGACTTCTTACATCCGAACACAAAAATAAAATGAATCAGATGGTCGTTTTACAGCCTGTTACTTTTAGGACTAAAACAGAACACAATCTGCATAAAATTCTCCGGGCAATTGATACTAATGTTATTCTATCTAAACTAACTGAATCTGATTACTGCAAAAATTCTGAAATTCTGCAATCCTTGGAATCTCTTTTGCCTTTTTATGAAAAATATCCTCAAATTATATCCAATACTCAGAAAATCATTGATTCCTGTAATTTTGAATATGATTTTGGAGTTCCGAAAAACAAAAAATTCTATACTAATAGTCGTCAGGAAGATTTAGAAAAACTGACTGATCTGGCTTGGAAAGGATTCAAAAACCGTTATGAAAGCGAAAATCAGGAAGCCAAAAAACGTGTCGAAAAAGAACTGAAAGTTATTGATGAATTAGAATTCAGCGGCTATTTCTTAATCACCTGGGACATTATTCAGTACAGCAACAGTCAGGGGTTTATGCATATTGGCCGCGGAAGCGGTGCCAACAGCATTATTGCCTATTGTCTCGGAATCACCGATATCTGCCCTATTGAACTGGATTTATATTTTGAACGGTTTTTAAACCTCAACCGCAAAACTCCTCCCGATTTTGATATTGACTGGAGCTGGCAGGAACGCAATATAATTCTGGAATATATCTTCGGAAAATACGGCAAAGATCATGTGGCTTTTTGCGGTACCAATGTCGAATTTAAATACCGTTCTATTTATAGAGAAGTGGGAAAAGTATTTGGTCTTCCGAAAGAAGAACTGGATATGCTCGCCAAAAATCCCGAGGAGCTTCATGAAACAAATAAAATTGTAAAACAGGTTCAGTATTATGGTCAGATGCTCAGCAAATACCCCAATCAACGCAGTATGCACGCCTGTGGTATTTTGATTTCCGAAGAACCCATTACGAATTATACGCCATTAGAAATGCCCCCAAAAGGCTTTCCTATCGCGCTTTTCGACATGCACATTGCCGAAGAAATCGGTTTTGAAAAATTCGATATTTTAAGTCAGCGTGGTATTGGTCATATTGATGACAGTGTAAAACTCATCGAGAAAAACAGAGGGATAAAAGTTGATATTCGCAATACTTCGATTTCTAAAGACGAGGCTTTATGCAACATTTATCTGGCTCAGGGTCGCACTATTGGCTGTTTTTATATCGAAAGCCCTGCCATGCGCGGTTTACTACGCCGGCTGAATTGCGACAATTATAAAATTCTGGTAGCAGCCTCCTCTATCATTCGCCCTGGTGTAGCACAATCCGGAATGATGAAAGAATATATTTTTCGCCATAATAACCCCAATCAGTTTCAGTATTTCCATGACGTTTTTAAGGAACAGCTTGGCGAAACTTACGGCATTATGGTCTATCAGGAAGATGTGATCAAAATCGCACAGCATTATGGAGGACTACCCGCTGCAGATGGCGATATCCTGCGTAGAGCGATGTCCGGAAAAGGAAGATCTCTCGAAGCCTTGCAAAAAGTAAAAGACAACTTTTTTACCTGCTGTGCTCAAAAAGGACATCCCGAAATACTGAGTCAGGAGATCTACCGCCAAATTGAATCTTTTGCGGGATATTCGTTCTGCAAAGCACACTCGGCTTCTTATGCTGTAGAAAGTTATCAGAGTTTGTACCTCAAAGTTTATTATCCTGTAGAATTTATGACGGCGGTAATCAACAATCAGGGCGGATTTTACCGAACTGAGGTTTATGTACACGAAGCACGTATGTCTGGCGGAAGCATACACAACCCCTGTGTGAATAAAAGCGAATATCAGACTACTTTATACGGTACAGACATTTATCTGGGCTTTATGCATGTGCAGAGTCTGGAATCCAAAACAGCTCATTTGATCGAATCGGAGCGGGAGAAAAATGGTGACTTTCTTTCTTTGGAGGATTTTATCAACAGAATTCCTATCGGGATTGAAAACATGAAAATTCTAATTTTTATAGATGCTTTTCGTTTTACAGGAAAAACCAAAAATCAGCTTTTAGTTGTTGCCAGTTTGCTTTTAAACAATTTCAAACCCGAAAACAGAAATCTGAGGCTGATACAGGAACCGGTAAAAGAATACAAACTCCCAACTTTAGAACGTTCTTTATACGAAGATGCCTTTGATGAGATTGAGCTCTTGAGTTTTCCTGTATCCTGTACCGTTTTTGATCTTTTGCAAACCAAATATCGTGGTGATATTATGGCCCGGGATTTAACAGCCTGCCATAAAAAACAGGTTCGTATGCTTGCTTATCTGATTTCAAGAAAACAGGTTCCAACCAAAAAAGGAACCATGTATTTTGGCACCTGGATCGATCATGAAGGCACATATTTTGACACCGCACATTTTCCGGACAGTCTGACAAACTATCCTTTTCAGGGTGGCGGATGTTATCTTTTGCTGGGAAATGTCGAAGTCGATTATCATTTTCCAACCATTACCATAACCAAAATGGCCAAAATGCCTTTTATTCCCGATCCGCGTTATATGGACGCCAAAGATCAGTTTAAAACACAGCGCCAGATTAAGGAAGATGTCAGTCCAACACATCGGGAGCCTTATCCGCAAGGACATGAAATTAATTTACCCCGACACCGAATGAAGTTTTAG
- the dinB gene encoding DNA polymerase IV: MARAIVHMDLDTFFVSCERLTNSQLKGLPLIIGGGDRGVVASCSYEARKFGVRSAMPIRMALKLCPDAKVMKGDMELYSQLSHDVTQILQEKAPVLEKASIDEFYLDITGMDKFHGSYKWTNELAQSVMKETGLPISFSLSINKTVSKIATGEGKPVGNLEIQEQKVQDFLNPLSIQKIPMVGAVTFQLLSRIGIRKIQTLAEMPAEVLQQMIGKNGLELWKKAHGIDHTPVEPYTERKSISTETTFSQDTIDIAKLKRILLGMVEKLAFQLRAEQWLTSTITVKIRYANFDTETKQSKIAYTSADHILTKNVTELFDKVYQRRMRLRLIGIRFSGLVRGTYQIDLFEDTQEMLSLYAAMDRIKNRYGYDAVMRCAGASFKPNSKDEILKRTK; encoded by the coding sequence ATGGCAAGGGCAATTGTACACATGGATCTGGATACTTTTTTTGTATCCTGTGAAAGGTTAACCAACTCACAATTAAAAGGATTACCTCTAATTATTGGAGGTGGTGATCGTGGCGTTGTTGCCTCTTGTTCTTATGAAGCCCGTAAATTTGGAGTCCGTTCTGCTATGCCCATTCGTATGGCATTAAAACTCTGTCCTGATGCAAAAGTAATGAAAGGCGATATGGAATTGTATTCGCAATTATCGCATGATGTTACACAAATTCTTCAGGAAAAAGCACCTGTTTTAGAAAAAGCAAGTATCGATGAATTTTATCTCGACATTACCGGAATGGATAAATTTCACGGCAGTTATAAATGGACCAATGAGCTGGCCCAATCTGTAATGAAAGAAACCGGACTGCCTATTAGTTTTTCATTATCGATTAATAAAACGGTTTCTAAAATTGCAACCGGAGAAGGCAAACCGGTAGGAAATCTTGAAATTCAGGAACAGAAGGTACAGGACTTTTTAAATCCTTTATCGATTCAGAAAATTCCAATGGTCGGAGCAGTTACTTTTCAGCTTTTGTCCAGAATTGGCATTCGCAAAATTCAGACGCTGGCCGAAATGCCTGCCGAGGTTTTACAGCAAATGATTGGTAAAAACGGTCTGGAGCTCTGGAAAAAAGCACACGGAATCGACCACACTCCTGTTGAACCTTATACGGAAAGAAAATCAATATCTACCGAAACTACTTTTTCTCAGGATACGATTGACATTGCAAAACTCAAAAGAATACTTTTAGGAATGGTCGAAAAACTGGCTTTCCAGCTTCGCGCCGAACAATGGCTGACCTCAACCATTACGGTTAAAATACGTTACGCCAATTTTGATACCGAGACCAAACAATCTAAAATTGCCTATACCTCAGCAGATCATATTCTGACCAAAAATGTAACAGAATTATTTGATAAAGTCTACCAACGCCGAATGCGGCTTCGCTTAATTGGTATTCGCTTTAGCGGGCTTGTGCGGGGAACCTACCAAATTGATCTTTTTGAAGATACTCAGGAAATGTTATCCCTCTACGCCGCTATGGACCGAATAAAAAACCGTTATGGCTATGATGCTGTAATGCGTTGTGCAGGGGCTTCTTTTAAGCCAAATAGTAAAGACGAAATTTTAAAACGTACCAAATAA
- a CDS encoding XRE family transcriptional regulator, whose translation MSLFSDNIRALRVKHKISQEKLAENLSITRGRYVKYEDGTSEAPYDILKKIALYFHTSIDLLLSVDIRKINIENLIKLEGNRLILPIQVDNFGENYIEIVSQRAKAGYLNGYADPEYIESLQQVSLPFLGPGKHRGFPVEGDSMPPHEDGSIIIGRYVERLGEVMDGKTYILITKNEGMVYKRLNKNKKNSLVLESDNSFYPNYEVKASDILEIWEYECNIGRSDKKQQLSETESMKELLLQVKREVMEIKNNTSNT comes from the coding sequence ATGTCCTTATTTTCAGACAACATCAGAGCATTAAGGGTTAAGCATAAAATATCGCAGGAGAAATTAGCTGAAAACCTGAGTATTACAAGAGGAAGATACGTGAAATATGAAGACGGAACTTCGGAAGCACCGTATGATATTTTAAAGAAAATCGCCTTGTATTTTCATACCAGTATCGATTTATTATTGTCAGTCGATATTCGGAAAATAAACATCGAAAATTTGATAAAACTCGAAGGGAATCGGCTTATTCTACCTATTCAGGTTGATAATTTTGGAGAGAATTATATCGAAATTGTATCCCAAAGAGCAAAAGCAGGTTATCTGAATGGATATGCCGATCCGGAATATATTGAAAGTCTACAGCAGGTTTCTCTTCCGTTTTTAGGTCCTGGGAAACATCGCGGATTTCCGGTAGAAGGTGATTCGATGCCACCACACGAAGACGGATCGATTATTATTGGACGTTATGTGGAAAGGCTGGGAGAGGTGATGGACGGTAAAACGTATATCCTGATTACCAAAAATGAAGGAATGGTGTACAAGCGTCTGAACAAAAACAAAAAAAATAGTCTGGTTTTAGAATCGGATAATAGTTTTTACCCCAATTATGAAGTGAAAGCTTCTGATATTTTGGAGATTTGGGAATACGAGTGCAACATTGGCCGTTCGGACAAAAAGCAGCAATTGTCTGAAACTGAAAGCATGAAAGAACTGCTTCTTCAGGTTAAAAGAGAGGTGATGGAGATTAAGAATAATACTTCGAATACATAA
- a CDS encoding phosphatase PAP2 family protein → MFYKTISLVFLFVFLGAHAQQNDSITKVDSTSQQLKFNYKQLIIPGVLIGYGVIGLESDQLLSFNSQIKNEVTEDIDKKITIDDFSQYAPAASVYALNAFGVKGKNNIRDRSVIFVTSYVIMASTVLGLKSITHEERPDGSSKNSFPSGHTATAFAGAEFLWQEYKDKSIWYGIAGYAVATGTGLFRIYNNRHWLTDVAAGAGIGILSTKIAYWLNPYITKKLFKSSSENKSTSMVMPFYNGKQYGLGFVKVF, encoded by the coding sequence ATGTTTTACAAAACGATTTCTCTGGTATTTTTATTTGTTTTTTTGGGTGCTCACGCACAGCAAAATGATTCGATCACGAAAGTTGACAGTACTTCACAACAATTAAAATTCAATTACAAGCAGCTAATCATTCCAGGCGTTTTAATTGGCTACGGAGTTATTGGGCTTGAAAGTGATCAGTTGCTGAGTTTCAATTCGCAAATTAAAAACGAAGTTACTGAAGACATTGACAAAAAAATCACTATTGATGATTTCTCGCAATACGCGCCTGCAGCCTCGGTTTATGCCCTGAATGCTTTTGGTGTAAAGGGAAAAAATAATATACGTGACCGCTCTGTTATTTTTGTAACTTCATACGTTATTATGGCTTCAACTGTTTTGGGTTTAAAATCGATTACCCATGAAGAGAGGCCTGATGGAAGTTCAAAAAACTCTTTCCCTTCAGGTCATACAGCAACTGCTTTTGCCGGAGCGGAATTTTTATGGCAGGAATACAAAGACAAATCAATTTGGTACGGAATTGCGGGTTATGCCGTAGCCACCGGAACGGGCCTTTTCAGAATATACAACAACCGTCATTGGCTAACGGATGTTGCTGCCGGAGCCGGAATTGGAATTTTGAGTACTAAAATTGCCTATTGGCTGAATCCGTACATCACCAAAAAACTTTTTAAATCCTCTTCCGAAAACAAATCCACTTCTATGGTAATGCCGTTTTATAATGGTAAACAATATGGATTGGGTTTTGTGAAGGTTTTTTAG
- a CDS encoding sensor histidine kinase → MRIKTKLNLGVGLLFLMIIILSLVSGYAVFLIKADTENILKANYNTLEYSRNMILSLDEIKVNSDSTIHTFKEYLEKQTRNVTEPGEKEATAKLENDFALLEKNGSNETVKAQIRQDIFSIMKLNLDAIKQKSDIAKHTAENANLWIAIVGTLCFLIAFNLLINLPNNIANPIKELTQSIKEIANKNYSERVHFTNHNEYGDLAKSFNTMAQKLQEYNNSNLYKLFFEKKRLETLINNMHDPIIGLDHEGVILFVNDEALKIIGMKLEDVIGQSASALAVSNDLIRSLILKEPANDSQKKQPMKIFAHGKESYFDKETINITITPTGEEKEINIGDVIILRNITLFKELDFAKTNFIATVSHELKTPIASIKLSLQLLQNNKTGEMNDDQKQLVESIKEDSQRLLKITGELLNLSQLETGNIQLNIEKSNPYTIVNYATEAVKIQAEQKQIKLIVEANEHLQNVKADSEKTGWVLINYLSNAITYSSEKSTIIIRLKEENDQITFQVIDTGKGIDARYKDKVFDKYFQIPGSQKSGTGLGLAISKEFIEAQNGTIGVESNLGLGSTFWFSLKV, encoded by the coding sequence ATGAGAATTAAAACCAAATTGAATCTGGGAGTCGGATTGTTATTTTTAATGATTATTATACTCTCATTAGTGAGCGGATATGCTGTGTTTTTGATAAAAGCAGATACCGAAAATATTCTGAAAGCAAATTACAATACGCTGGAATATTCCAGAAATATGATTTTGTCACTAGATGAAATCAAAGTGAATAGTGATAGTACGATTCATACTTTTAAGGAATATCTGGAGAAACAGACCCGCAATGTTACAGAACCCGGAGAAAAAGAAGCCACTGCCAAACTGGAAAATGACTTTGCCCTTTTAGAAAAAAACGGTTCTAACGAAACGGTGAAAGCGCAAATCAGGCAGGATATTTTTTCGATTATGAAACTCAATCTGGATGCCATCAAACAAAAAAGCGATATTGCCAAACATACCGCCGAAAATGCCAATCTGTGGATTGCTATTGTAGGAACGCTCTGCTTTTTAATCGCCTTTAATTTACTGATTAATCTGCCCAATAATATCGCCAATCCGATTAAGGAACTGACCCAGAGTATTAAAGAAATTGCCAATAAAAATTATTCAGAACGGGTGCATTTTACCAATCACAATGAATATGGTGATTTGGCAAAATCCTTTAATACAATGGCGCAAAAACTTCAGGAATACAACAATAGTAACTTGTACAAATTATTCTTTGAGAAAAAACGTCTGGAAACTTTAATCAATAACATGCACGATCCCATTATTGGCTTAGACCATGAAGGTGTTATTTTGTTTGTGAATGACGAAGCTCTGAAAATTATCGGAATGAAACTGGAAGATGTTATTGGTCAATCTGCTTCTGCTTTGGCAGTTTCCAATGATTTGATTCGCTCTTTGATTCTGAAAGAACCGGCAAATGATTCTCAGAAAAAACAGCCGATGAAGATTTTTGCCCACGGAAAAGAAAGTTATTTTGATAAAGAAACGATCAATATTACCATAACTCCAACAGGCGAAGAAAAAGAAATTAATATTGGAGATGTTATCATCCTTCGAAATATTACCTTATTTAAAGAACTCGATTTTGCAAAAACTAATTTTATTGCAACTGTTTCACACGAATTAAAAACACCGATTGCGTCTATAAAACTGAGCCTTCAATTGCTTCAGAATAATAAAACGGGAGAGATGAACGACGACCAGAAACAACTCGTCGAAAGCATCAAAGAAGACAGTCAGCGTTTATTGAAAATTACGGGTGAATTGCTTAATTTATCTCAATTAGAAACTGGTAATATTCAGTTAAACATCGAGAAAAGCAATCCGTACACCATTGTAAATTATGCAACCGAAGCGGTAAAAATTCAGGCAGAGCAAAAACAAATTAAACTCATCGTTGAGGCCAATGAACATCTGCAAAATGTAAAAGCCGACAGTGAAAAAACAGGATGGGTTTTGATTAATTATTTATCGAATGCGATCACCTACTCGTCTGAAAAAAGTACAATTATCATCCGCTTAAAAGAAGAAAACGATCAAATTACGTTTCAGGTTATCGATACCGGAAAAGGAATTGATGCACGCTACAAAGACAAAGTTTTTGATAAATATTTTCAGATTCCGGGAAGTCAGAAATCAGGAACCGGATTGGGGCTCGCCATCAGTAAAGAATTTATCGAAGCTCAAAACGGAACAATTGGTGTCGAGAGTAATTTAGGCCTGGGAAGTACGTTTTGGTTTTCACTGAAGGTTTAG
- a CDS encoding universal stress protein yields the protein MEKENNAQHFLDLIQKSRKGKFKIYIGMSAGVGKTYRMLQEAHSLLRNGIDVKIGYIETHMRKETHELLSGLPVIPRRTIFYKGKELEELDVQAIINLRPEVVIVDELAHTNVEGSKNEKRWQDVLEILEAGINVISAVNIQHIESLNEDVKRITSIDVQERIPDNVLRLADEVVNIDLTSEDLIARLKEGKIYTADKIQTALSNFFKSEQILQLRELALKEVASQVVRKVENEVPQLHALRHEKLLACISSNDKTAKIVIRKAARLASYYNGSWYVLYVETPKESSTKIALDKQRYLINNFKLAVQLGAEVIKVENKNIADAILMTVEEKQITTVCIGKPHLNLFKVILSTTIFRRLLNSLSLSNVDLVILS from the coding sequence ATGGAAAAAGAAAATAATGCACAGCACTTTCTCGATTTAATTCAGAAATCACGAAAGGGAAAATTCAAAATCTATATCGGAATGAGTGCCGGTGTGGGTAAAACCTATCGGATGCTGCAGGAAGCACATTCACTTTTAAGAAATGGAATTGATGTAAAAATTGGTTACATCGAAACGCACATGCGAAAAGAAACGCATGAGCTTTTATCTGGTTTGCCTGTGATTCCACGGCGAACCATTTTCTATAAAGGGAAAGAGCTGGAAGAACTCGATGTACAGGCAATTATCAACCTTAGACCCGAAGTTGTAATTGTAGATGAACTCGCACACACCAACGTTGAAGGAAGCAAAAATGAAAAACGCTGGCAGGATGTTTTGGAAATTCTCGAAGCCGGAATCAATGTGATATCGGCAGTAAATATTCAACATATTGAAAGTTTAAATGAAGACGTTAAACGCATCACAAGCATTGATGTTCAGGAACGTATTCCGGACAATGTTTTACGATTGGCCGACGAGGTCGTAAACATCGATTTGACTTCTGAAGATTTGATTGCACGTCTAAAAGAAGGAAAAATTTATACAGCAGATAAAATTCAGACCGCTTTGTCTAATTTTTTCAAATCGGAACAAATTTTACAACTGCGCGAATTGGCTTTGAAAGAAGTAGCCAGTCAGGTCGTTCGAAAAGTAGAGAACGAAGTACCTCAACTACATGCTTTAAGACACGAAAAATTACTGGCCTGTATTAGCAGCAACGATAAAACAGCCAAAATTGTAATCAGAAAAGCGGCGCGTCTGGCTAGTTATTACAACGGTTCCTGGTATGTTTTGTATGTAGAAACTCCCAAAGAAAGCAGCACCAAAATTGCATTAGACAAACAACGTTATCTGATCAATAATTTTAAACTGGCTGTACAGCTGGGCGCCGAAGTGATTAAAGTAGAGAATAAAAACATCGCAGATGCTATTTTAATGACTGTTGAAGAAAAACAAATCACAACGGTTTGTATTGGAAAACCACATTTAAATTTATTTAAAGTAATTTTGTCTACAACCATTTTCAGACGTTTGTTAAATAGTCTGTCTTTATCAAATGTGGATCTTGTTATATTATCGTGA